A genomic stretch from Cetobacterium ceti includes:
- a CDS encoding AAA family ATPase, whose amino-acid sequence MVELSTKKEMENLLVNLGLKDIINSNEIEAILVKKMADSNILIENKVGKGNQTHIAFTAKERAIFPTVSTLSYIENEIDKKFYDIKLKIRLYKENLKILEEKSNIKLFDFENQYIETFAMCYVRKDNDDIQIQLSKINSDDENFINFRRLIYKDDYIIFIKLKYKLEFICWGLNKDCGIIENNDNILYIEKTSNKVTNLKNEDIIFSNERESVNIEYQKIVFGAPGTGKSHDLNIQIKEIFKGKEAIKRVTFYDGYTYGQFVGAYKPMMYPNKQIGYSFVPGPLLEQIANAYKFLESDFILVIEEINRAKVDRVFGDIFQLLDRNKEGESEYPISLSKEQNEYFLEVLGEEKYNDTIKKKAGLYFPRNLYIWATMNNADQGVYPMDTAFKRRWDFEYKSLNEKENEINKDYKINIDGIDYNWNIYRNIINEVLENEGINEDRLISPFFIKNKDFDKLTNYILYNPYVNKFLMYLYEDILKYNPHLKEKIFIEKNFYRTLDKLKNNEDIYTNYFKQLLEEKIIILNTEEV is encoded by the coding sequence ATGGTAGAGTTAAGTACTAAAAAAGAAATGGAAAATTTATTAGTGAATTTAGGTCTCAAAGATATTATTAATTCTAATGAAATTGAAGCTATTTTAGTTAAAAAAATGGCAGATAGCAATATATTAATAGAAAATAAAGTAGGAAAAGGGAATCAAACACATATAGCATTTACAGCAAAAGAAAGAGCAATTTTTCCAACAGTATCAACATTAAGTTATATTGAAAATGAAATTGATAAAAAATTTTACGATATAAAATTAAAAATACGCTTATATAAAGAAAACTTGAAAATATTAGAAGAAAAAAGTAATATAAAATTATTTGATTTTGAAAATCAATACATAGAAACTTTTGCAATGTGCTATGTGAGAAAAGATAATGATGATATTCAAATACAATTAAGTAAAATAAATTCTGATGATGAAAATTTTATAAATTTTAGAAGACTTATTTATAAAGATGATTATATAATTTTTATTAAGTTAAAATATAAATTAGAATTTATTTGTTGGGGATTAAATAAAGATTGTGGAATTATAGAAAATAATGACAATATTTTATATATAGAAAAAACATCAAATAAAGTTACAAATTTAAAAAATGAAGATATTATATTTTCAAATGAAAGAGAATCCGTTAATATAGAATATCAAAAAATAGTTTTTGGAGCTCCAGGAACAGGAAAAAGCCATGATTTAAATATCCAAATAAAAGAAATTTTTAAAGGAAAAGAAGCCATAAAAAGAGTAACATTTTATGATGGATATACGTATGGTCAATTTGTAGGAGCATATAAACCTATGATGTATCCAAACAAACAAATTGGTTATAGTTTTGTTCCAGGGCCATTATTAGAACAAATAGCAAATGCATATAAATTTTTAGAAAGTGATTTTATTTTAGTAATAGAAGAAATAAATAGAGCAAAAGTTGACAGAGTTTTTGGAGATATATTTCAATTACTAGATAGAAATAAAGAGGGTGAAAGTGAATATCCGATTTCTTTATCAAAAGAACAAAATGAGTATTTTTTAGAAGTTTTAGGAGAAGAAAAATATAATGATACAATTAAAAAGAAAGCAGGACTTTATTTTCCTAGAAATTTATATATATGGGCAACAATGAATAATGCTGATCAAGGAGTTTATCCTATGGATACTGCTTTTAAAAGAAGATGGGATTTTGAATATAAGTCTTTAAATGAAAAAGAAAATGAGATAAATAAAGATTATAAAATTAATATAGATGGAATTGATTATAATTGGAATATCTATAGAAATATTATAAATGAAGTTCTAGAAAATGAAGGAATAAATGAAGATAGATTAATTTCTCCTTTTTTTATTAAAAATAAAGATTTTGATAAATTGACAAATTATATTTTATATAATCCATATGTTAATAAATTTTTAATGTATTTATATGAAGATATTTTAAAATATAATCCTCATTTAAAAGAAAAAATATTTATAGAAAAAAATTTCTATAGAACACTTGATAAATTAAAAAATAATGAAGATATTTATACAAATTATTTTAAACAATTATTAGAAGAAAAAATAATTATTTTAAATACTGAAGAGGTCTAA
- a CDS encoding DNA cytosine methyltransferase: MNIICNKEEFSLYKNIDSLEKTIDKKKYKMILENLKNTISEIYSINKNKIDFTNEIDKIENFLQKAGILSSDEKYDKLKNILKGDEFHEFISIILKFINLNLKEKEYDINLLKYMDFYRKKILEESLGSNSPTLVDLFCGAGGLSLGFIQNGFRSILANDIEQVCIDTYRFNHLELPKSKAKVEDIKNISENIETYIKEKVDVIVGGPPCQSFSTANRQRIIDDPRNILYTYYVKIVEKLKPKFFIMENVKGMLEVANQVVEDFQTLKNVDYDVAYKVFNGKDFSVPQNRERLIYIGVRKDLGISSKNIIDEIYSKTQNMKKYTLKDAINDLRELKPFTLKNATELDTVESGKKIEKNKSKEINDYLELINNNKYSSLIFNHKTRYNNDRDIEIYSRMLPGDKSDSPRIADIMPYKNREHIFKDKYYKLKEDDICKAITAHMKFDCNMYIHPTQSRGLTPREAARVQSYPDNYFFLGPYTKTYMQIGNSVPPLMSRLIGEVIKKNLVNR, encoded by the coding sequence ATGAATATAATATGTAACAAAGAAGAATTTAGTTTATATAAAAATATAGATAGTTTAGAAAAAACAATAGATAAAAAAAAATATAAGATGATATTAGAAAATTTAAAAAATACAATATCTGAAATTTATTCAATTAATAAAAATAAAATTGACTTCACAAATGAAATTGATAAAATAGAAAATTTTTTGCAAAAAGCAGGAATTTTATCAAGTGATGAAAAATATGATAAATTAAAAAATATCTTAAAGGGCGATGAATTTCATGAATTTATATCTATAATACTTAAATTTATAAATTTAAATTTGAAAGAAAAAGAATATGATATCAATTTATTAAAATATATGGATTTTTATAGGAAAAAAATATTAGAAGAATCACTTGGGAGTAACTCTCCAACATTAGTAGATTTATTTTGTGGAGCTGGAGGGTTAAGTTTAGGATTTATTCAAAATGGCTTTAGAAGCATATTAGCTAATGATATAGAACAAGTGTGTATAGATACATATAGATTTAATCATTTAGAACTTCCTAAAAGCAAAGCAAAAGTTGAAGATATAAAAAATATTAGTGAAAATATTGAAACATATATAAAAGAAAAAGTTGATGTTATTGTCGGTGGACCACCTTGTCAGAGTTTTTCTACAGCAAATAGGCAAAGAATTATAGATGATCCTAGAAATATTTTATATACATACTACGTAAAAATAGTAGAAAAACTTAAACCTAAATTTTTTATTATGGAAAATGTTAAAGGAATGCTAGAAGTCGCAAATCAAGTAGTTGAAGATTTTCAGACATTAAAAAATGTAGATTATGATGTAGCATATAAAGTTTTTAATGGTAAAGATTTTTCTGTTCCTCAAAATAGAGAAAGACTGATTTATATAGGAGTTCGAAAAGATTTAGGAATTTCATCTAAAAATATAATAGATGAAATTTATTCGAAAACTCAAAATATGAAAAAATATACTTTAAAAGATGCTATAAATGATTTAAGAGAATTAAAACCATTTACTTTAAAAAATGCTACAGAATTAGATACAGTAGAATCTGGTAAAAAAATTGAAAAAAATAAGTCAAAAGAAATCAATGATTATTTGGAATTAATAAATAACAATAAGTACTCTTCATTGATTTTTAATCATAAAACAAGATATAACAATGATAGAGATATTGAAATTTATTCAAGAATGTTACCAGGAGATAAATCTGATAGTCCAAGAATTGCAGATATTATGCCTTATAAAAATAGAGAGCATATATTTAAAGATAAGTATTATAAATTAAAAGAAGATGATATATGTAAAGCTATTACAGCACATATGAAATTTGATTGTAATATGTATATTCATCCAACTCAATCAAGAGGATTAACACCTCGTGAAGCAGCAAGAGTTCAATCATATCCAGATAATTATTTTTTCTTAGGACCATATACAAAAACATATATGCAGATAGGAAATAGTGTACCACCACTTATGTCAAGATTAATAGGGGAAGTTATTAAGAAGAATTTAGTAAATAGATAG
- a CDS encoding LlaJI family restriction endonuclease: protein MLKYLKEYQRFKLEELNPNYIFLKEYKSQLKTLLEEKILIIESLDIYYFKFVGAVNFLGQIIIIFPKYKNISEFTSKIEKEKKIKLLFQIFEKYQSTSLRKDSLINKELYKENNFFNLFSLYNELILDYIKYGLYYNYKNISELNGIDEINWQKTITEISPFFSLNKEPIYINYYTRDIQEDNQDYIKLIQQELLSKASLYLKQFKNLGINIMDFEYNGNNNIYGEIEYKISKINIELREVFTERKIYVLKLMRKILEELNRGKISNLYLYGTKNYEQIWEDICQNVFGHEKKWLKMITKPRWKDSKTKKIIEVSTLIPDITVLKKDVFYILDAKYYSCEFDLKGNLKGTKPGVRDISKQLLYQEAYENYFSFFKEDLNYFNAFLIPSENIKQHYEIIGEIDFPLNIFKTKTIKVIKLNTVILYDYYINNQTITF, encoded by the coding sequence ATGTTGAAATATCTTAAAGAATATCAAAGATTTAAATTAGAAGAATTAAATCCAAATTATATATTTTTAAAAGAATATAAAAGTCAATTAAAAACTTTATTGGAAGAAAAGATATTAATAATAGAGTCTTTAGATATTTATTATTTTAAATTTGTTGGAGCTGTTAACTTTTTAGGACAAATAATAATAATTTTTCCTAAATATAAAAATATTAGTGAATTTACTTCAAAGATTGAAAAGGAAAAAAAAATTAAACTATTATTTCAAATCTTTGAAAAATATCAGTCCACTTCTTTAAGAAAAGACTCTTTGATAAATAAAGAATTATATAAAGAAAACAATTTTTTTAATTTATTTTCTTTATATAATGAACTAATTTTAGATTATATAAAATATGGGTTATATTATAATTATAAAAATATTAGTGAACTCAATGGAATAGATGAAATTAATTGGCAAAAGACTATTACAGAAATTTCTCCTTTTTTTTCTTTAAATAAAGAACCGATATATATTAATTATTATACTAGAGATATCCAAGAGGATAATCAAGATTATATTAAATTAATACAGCAAGAATTATTGTCTAAGGCCTCTTTATATTTAAAACAATTTAAAAATTTAGGAATAAATATTATGGATTTTGAATATAATGGCAATAATAATATTTATGGAGAAATTGAATATAAAATATCTAAAATAAATATAGAATTAAGAGAAGTTTTTACAGAAAGAAAAATATATGTTCTTAAGTTGATGCGAAAAATTTTAGAAGAATTAAATCGAGGAAAAATATCCAATTTATATCTATATGGAACAAAAAATTATGAACAAATTTGGGAAGATATATGTCAAAATGTTTTTGGACATGAAAAAAAATGGTTGAAAATGATCACTAAACCAAGATGGAAAGATTCTAAAACTAAAAAAATAATAGAAGTAAGTACTCTTATTCCAGATATTACAGTTTTAAAAAAAGATGTATTCTATATATTAGACGCTAAATACTATAGCTGTGAATTTGATTTAAAAGGAAATTTAAAAGGAACAAAACCAGGAGTAAGGGATATAAGTAAACAATTGTTATATCAAGAAGCATATGAAAATTATTTTTCTTTTTTTAAAGAAGATTTAAATTATTTTAATGCTTTTTTAATACCATCTGAAAATATTAAACAGCATTATGAGATTATAGGTGAAATAGATTTTCCTTTAAATATTTTTAAGACAAAAACTATAAAAGTCATAAAGTTAAATACAGTAATTTTATATGATTACTATATTAATAATCAAACAATTACATTTTAA
- a CDS encoding transposase: KDYPYSTIFADKAYDSDSLISYADSLKISLICPLNKCNIKNFKISNLSKYRLRNYEFLSSIEGKKRYRKCWEVENLFGNLKGNYNIDNH; encoded by the coding sequence AAAGATTATCCTTATTCAACTATATTTGCAGATAAAGCCTATGATAGTGATAGTTTGATAAGTTACGCTGATTCTTTAAAAATTTCTCTAATATGTCCATTGAACAAGTGTAATATTAAAAATTTTAAAATTTCTAATCTCTCAAAATACAGGCTAAGAAATTATGAATTTTTATCTTCTATTGAGGGAAAGAAAAGATATAGAAAGTGTTGGGAAGTTGAGAATTTATTTGGAAATTTAAAAGGAAACTATAATATTGACAATCATTGA
- a CDS encoding DNA cytosine methyltransferase, with amino-acid sequence MKTISLFSGAGGLDLGFLNAGFDIIWANDINKYAVKSYKENLGNHIVCEDLTLCLDKIPNHDVLIGGFPCQPFSMMGEQKGFSDERGTLFFIIEKILKEHNTKIIVLENVRNLLSHDNGDTFKKIQKILEEKLNYKIFYQIVNTADYGIPQTRRRLFIVGFKKDFYPNINFNFPTPMKLDKTLQDLLDKQVDKKYFLSEKILGTILASGTKNYKAKSEIDLKIARPLTATMHKMHRASQDNYVTDIKNRKLFEDVLKSNIRKLTPNECRKLQGFPETWKKIVSDTQEYIQFGNAVTVDTAYYIAKSITTSLGINLGEYK; translated from the coding sequence TTGAAAACAATTAGTTTATTTTCAGGTGCAGGAGGTTTAGATTTAGGATTTTTAAATGCTGGATTCGATATAATTTGGGCTAATGATATTAATAAATATGCAGTTAAATCGTATAAAGAAAATTTAGGAAATCATATAGTTTGTGAAGATTTAACATTATGTTTAGATAAAATACCTAATCACGACGTTTTGATTGGAGGATTCCCGTGCCAACCATTTAGTATGATGGGAGAACAAAAAGGGTTTTCTGATGAGAGAGGAACACTATTTTTTATAATAGAAAAAATTTTAAAAGAACATAATACCAAAATAATTGTTTTAGAAAATGTAAGAAACTTACTTAGTCATGATAATGGAGATACATTTAAAAAAATACAAAAAATTTTAGAAGAAAAATTAAACTATAAAATTTTTTATCAAATAGTAAATACAGCAGATTATGGTATACCACAAACTAGAAGAAGATTATTCATAGTAGGATTTAAAAAAGATTTTTATCCAAATATTAATTTTAATTTTCCAACACCTATGAAATTAGATAAGACATTACAAGATTTATTAGATAAACAAGTAGATAAAAAATATTTTTTATCTGAAAAAATCTTAGGAACAATATTAGCTTCAGGAACTAAAAATTATAAAGCAAAATCTGAAATTGATTTAAAAATTGCAAGACCATTAACAGCAACAATGCATAAAATGCATAGAGCGAGTCAAGATAATTATGTAACAGATATAAAAAATAGAAAATTATTTGAAGATGTTTTGAAATCGAATATAAGGAAATTAACTCCGAATGAATGCAGAAAATTACAAGGATTTCCAGAAACATGGAAAAAAATAGTATCTGATACTCAAGAATATATACAATTTGGAAATGCAGTTACAGTTGATACAGCTTATTATATAGCAAAAAGTATTACCACGAGTTTAGGAATTAATTTAGGAGAATATAAATGA
- a CDS encoding DNA adenine methylase — MEKLIIDKVISLLKELNIIPENSNTSVLSNYILEKITSDIHKNTYNLKTQEFSFEISNRRYIGNKTKLIPFIKHIINKECKEYNSFFDVFGGTGIVAHSFNTKNTKIIINDLLKSNKVIYEAWFGTEFYDIEKIRKYIFYFNNISLPNIDNYVSINFGDTYFSYNDALKIGYIRDLIEELYIKNYINKREKSILLTSLLYAIDKIANTCGTYDSFRKNLKYNKKLIFKIPKINQQNNFENEIYNMDSNLLVKNIEADIVYIDPPYTSRQYGDAYHLLENIIRWEKPEVTGIAKKMINRSDIKSKYCTVTAPTVFEDLINNLKCKYILVSYNHTDKKGPGRSQPKISDTEILKILKNKGLVKIFEQDSKSFNNGKLEITGQKERIFFCVVLNNNVSRRFFFPFGNLKRPQNDLYINTFYNISINKNIFLNIPYNKCICIDNQPILIELFKLLQTIDSNELETEMNLIMSKYNLSNNFDCNKDFYKNNYKKLLYEFNQFYAEQNYNKNTLIMLLIIFSYSFHHSVIFYNKKCHAVFQNNIFYLKNLHFKNKIKIVCELLKDKNILFKSLDFKHISLKHLDVNDFFYFDIPTFYENEKYIEDLFNFIDSLKKLNIIFILKIFYTLTQKEIYRAWIFNNTHDISNQKEKIFIYTKNLPFYIKDIFDIKK; from the coding sequence ATGGAAAAATTAATTATAGATAAAGTCATTTCTTTGTTGAAAGAATTAAATATTATTCCCGAAAATTCTAATACATCTGTATTATCTAATTATATTTTAGAAAAAATTACATCAGACATTCATAAAAATACTTATAATTTAAAAACTCAAGAATTTTCTTTTGAAATATCTAATCGCCGTTATATTGGAAATAAAACAAAATTAATTCCTTTCATAAAGCATATAATTAATAAAGAATGTAAAGAATATAATTCTTTTTTTGATGTTTTTGGAGGAACAGGTATTGTTGCACATAGTTTTAATACTAAAAATACTAAAATTATTATTAATGATTTGCTAAAATCAAATAAAGTAATTTATGAAGCATGGTTTGGAACTGAATTTTATGATATTGAAAAGATAAGAAAATATATTTTTTATTTTAATAACATTTCTTTACCTAACATAGATAATTATGTTTCTATTAATTTCGGAGATACATATTTTTCTTATAATGATGCTTTAAAAATTGGATATATTAGAGATTTAATTGAAGAACTCTATATAAAAAATTATATTAATAAAAGAGAAAAGTCTATTTTATTAACTTCTCTTTTATATGCTATAGATAAAATTGCTAATACTTGTGGAACCTATGATTCTTTTAGAAAAAATTTAAAATATAATAAAAAATTAATTTTCAAAATTCCAAAAATTAATCAACAAAATAATTTTGAAAATGAAATTTATAATATGGATTCTAATTTGTTAGTTAAAAATATAGAAGCCGATATTGTTTATATTGACCCTCCATATACATCTCGGCAATATGGAGATGCTTATCATTTATTGGAAAACATTATTAGATGGGAAAAACCAGAAGTTACTGGAATTGCAAAAAAAATGATAAATCGTTCTGATATTAAAAGTAAATATTGTACAGTCACTGCTCCAACTGTATTTGAGGATTTAATTAACAATTTAAAGTGTAAATATATTTTAGTGTCATATAACCATACTGATAAAAAAGGACCTGGCAGATCACAACCTAAAATATCCGATACAGAGATTTTAAAAATTTTAAAAAATAAAGGTTTAGTTAAAATTTTTGAACAAGATTCCAAGTCTTTCAATAATGGAAAATTAGAAATAACAGGACAAAAAGAGCGAATATTTTTTTGTGTTGTGTTAAACAATAATGTTTCTAGAAGATTTTTTTTCCCTTTTGGAAACTTAAAAAGGCCTCAAAATGATCTATATATAAATACTTTTTATAATATTTCAATAAATAAAAATATATTTCTTAATATACCGTATAATAAATGTATTTGCATAGATAATCAACCAATATTAATAGAACTTTTTAAATTATTACAAACAATAGACTCTAATGAATTAGAAACTGAAATGAATTTGATTATGTCTAAATACAATCTTTCTAATAATTTTGACTGTAATAAAGATTTTTATAAAAATAACTACAAGAAACTTTTATATGAGTTCAATCAATTTTATGCAGAACAAAACTATAATAAAAATACTTTAATAATGTTATTAATAATATTTTCTTATAGTTTTCATCATAGTGTAATTTTCTATAATAAAAAATGTCATGCTGTATTTCAAAATAATATTTTTTATTTAAAAAATTTGCATTTTAAAAATAAAATTAAGATCGTTTGTGAATTGTTAAAAGATAAAAATATACTTTTTAAATCATTAGATTTTAAACATATTTCTTTGAAACATTTAGATGTAAATGATTTTTTCTATTTTGATATACCAACTTTTTATGAAAATGAAAAATATATTGAAGATTTATTTAATTTTATTGATTCTCTAAAAAAATTAAATATAATATTTATTTTAAAAATTTTTTATACTTTGACACAAAAAGAAATTTATAGAGCATGGATTTTTAATAATACTCATGATATCTCAAATCAAAAAGAAAAAATCTTTATTTATACAAAAAATCTTCCCTTTTATATAAAAGATATTTTTGACATAAAAAAATAA
- a CDS encoding OmpA/MotB family protein, whose product MSKYIENDDFWPSISDLMSGLMIIFMFIAIAFMSQVTKEKKSMTDLAQEYKKIKISIYEELFKEFQTDLNQWNAYIDQETLSIKFREPDIFFEQGSSELNYRFKEILDSFFPRYIGILNSSKFQQEIEEVRIEGHTSTEWTKNSTPIDAYFKNMELSQNRTRSTLHYVMTLDSMKSHEKFMIEKVTANGLSYSKKIMIDGVEDKKMSRRVEFRIRTKAEQKIDQILAKAHKERGLQHEIN is encoded by the coding sequence ATGAGTAAATATATTGAAAATGATGATTTTTGGCCTTCTATATCTGACTTAATGTCAGGTTTAATGATTATATTTATGTTTATAGCCATAGCTTTTATGTCTCAAGTAACAAAAGAAAAAAAGAGTATGACTGATTTAGCTCAAGAATATAAGAAAATAAAAATTTCCATATATGAAGAGTTATTTAAAGAATTTCAGACTGATTTAAATCAATGGAATGCCTATATAGATCAAGAAACTTTATCTATTAAATTTAGAGAACCGGATATTTTTTTTGAGCAAGGAAGTAGTGAATTAAATTATAGATTTAAAGAGATTTTAGACAGTTTTTTTCCGAGATATATTGGAATTTTAAATTCTAGTAAATTTCAACAAGAAATTGAAGAAGTTAGAATAGAAGGACATACTTCTACAGAATGGACTAAAAACTCAACTCCTATTGATGCTTATTTTAAAAATATGGAATTATCTCAAAATAGAACTAGATCTACTCTTCACTATGTAATGACTTTAGATTCCATGAAATCTCATGAAAAATTTATGATAGAAAAAGTTACAGCTAATGGTCTTTCCTATAGTAAAAAAATTATGATTGATGGAGTAGAAGATAAGAAAATGTCTAGAAGAGTGGAATTTAGAATTAGAACAAAGGCTGAACAAAAGATAGATCAGATATTAGCTAAGGCTCATAAAGAAAGAGGTTTACAACATGAAATTAATTGA
- a CDS encoding HNH endonuclease, with the protein MKLIDFNNFLAFKNIREKMGIPKDYKPNFESSEMILREIKLKEIKTKGLDIPIDELIKASDGTLEHKDFPGQKMLVYIRDFQGDYMNNDNDISVYPKFHIAWCSTLDQMHKNKKYSRYVVSQRNDGIFLLNKTIAGKVVKRDIELELLICKNCLKKLAYKGYRDHQRNINIFQNFNIKEFLNKYNTEVYIDPVHTSISQPLNEYSHDWNKISYNYKKSKKFICQDCGKDCSKNTNELHVHHVDGNKFNNLATNLEVVCVKCHSKKPMHGHMLKNPQFQRYL; encoded by the coding sequence ATGAAATTAATTGATTTTAATAATTTTCTAGCTTTTAAAAATATTAGAGAAAAAATGGGAATTCCCAAAGACTATAAACCTAATTTTGAAAGTTCAGAAATGATATTAAGAGAAATAAAATTAAAGGAAATAAAAACAAAGGGATTAGATATTCCTATAGATGAATTGATAAAAGCTTCAGATGGAACTTTAGAACATAAGGATTTCCCAGGGCAAAAGATGCTTGTTTATATAAGAGATTTCCAGGGAGACTATATGAATAATGACAATGACATTTCAGTTTATCCAAAATTTCATATTGCTTGGTGTTCAACCTTAGATCAAATGCATAAAAATAAAAAGTATAGTCGTTATGTTGTTAGTCAAAGAAATGACGGAATATTTTTATTAAATAAAACAATTGCTGGAAAAGTTGTAAAAAGAGATATTGAATTAGAATTATTAATTTGTAAAAATTGCTTAAAAAAATTAGCTTATAAAGGATATAGAGATCATCAAAGAAATATAAATATTTTTCAGAATTTTAATATTAAAGAGTTCTTAAATAAATATAATACAGAAGTCTATATAGACCCTGTACATACTTCTATATCTCAACCCTTAAATGAATATTCACATGATTGGAATAAAATAAGTTACAATTATAAAAAAAGTAAAAAATTTATCTGTCAAGATTGTGGAAAAGATTGCTCTAAAAATACAAATGAACTTCATGTACATCATGTAGATGGGAATAAATTTAATAATCTAGCAACTAATTTAGAAGTAGTATGTGTAAAGTGTCATAGCAAAAAACCTATGCATGGGCATATGTTAAAAAATCCCCAATTTCAAAGATATTTATAA